A single region of the Thermodesulfatator indicus DSM 15286 genome encodes:
- a CDS encoding YtxH domain-containing protein: MMEEKNFSFTTVVASFFIGGIVGAGLALFLAPKPGREIREELKETTEELREKARMAAEEARLKLITTKEELEEKAEEVKSALEEKTEEIKEELKEKAEEVVVKSKEVLEEKTATLREAIEAGKEAMEKEKERLLAKIKKEETA; this comes from the coding sequence ATGATGGAAGAAAAAAATTTTTCTTTTACTACGGTAGTGGCGTCTTTTTTTATTGGAGGAATAGTAGGAGCAGGTCTTGCTCTTTTTTTAGCCCCTAAGCCAGGCCGAGAAATAAGAGAAGAGCTTAAAGAAACTACCGAAGAACTTCGTGAAAAGGCACGTATGGCCGCTGAAGAGGCCCGCTTGAAGTTGATTACAACCAAAGAAGAACTTGAAGAAAAAGCCGAAGAGGTTAAGTCCGCATTAGAAGAAAAGACCGAGGAAATCAAAGAAGAATTAAAAGAAAAGGCCGAAGAAGTGGTAGTTAAAAGCAAAGAGGTTCTAGAAGAGAAGACAGCTACTTTGCGTGAGGCCATAGAAGCGGGCAAAGAGGCTATGGAAAAAGAAAAAGAGCGCCTTTTAGCTAAGATAAAAAAAGAAGAAACGGCTTAA
- a CDS encoding DUF948 domain-containing protein: protein MDLQQGLYLAGIIAAAFFVILVVFLLSLVSRLKNTLTEVDRTLSDTLNILRDLELEVKPVLVNARETLDSVNHLAKRLDRLADDMSILPPAIKELLSELQEILKDTAYEIRGAASNIKEAVGKIGTFFEKSTERVEKDLPKVMEEVEALIKELNQIVEDIKLKVEKTEELFKAVEETGKASRLVAEVISKNVAEAAIEVAAVAKGLQVALKTFKKKLPAGGEIS from the coding sequence ATGGATTTGCAGCAAGGGCTTTATCTAGCAGGAATAATCGCCGCGGCTTTTTTTGTTATTTTGGTCGTTTTTTTGTTAAGCCTCGTTTCTCGTTTGAAAAACACTTTAACCGAAGTAGACCGCACCTTATCTGACACTCTTAATATCCTCAGGGATCTTGAGCTAGAAGTAAAACCTGTATTAGTAAATGCTCGGGAAACTCTAGATAGCGTGAATCATTTAGCCAAACGTCTAGACCGTTTGGCTGATGATATGTCTATTTTGCCTCCAGCCATAAAAGAATTATTATCAGAGCTACAAGAAATACTAAAAGATACAGCCTATGAAATAAGAGGAGCGGCTAGCAATATAAAAGAGGCCGTTGGAAAAATTGGCACCTTCTTTGAAAAATCCACTGAGCGAGTAGAAAAAGATCTTCCAAAAGTTATGGAGGAAGTAGAAGCTTTAATCAAAGAATTAAACCAGATTGTAGAAGATATAAAGTTAAAGGTAGAGAAAACCGAAGAGTTATTTAAAGCGGTGGAAGAAACCGGAAAGGCCAGTCGTTTGGTGGCAGAAGTCATATCTAAAAATGTAGCAGAGGCAGCTATAGAGGTAGCTGCTGTGGCCAAAGGCTTACAAGTAGCTTTGAAAACATTTAAAAAGAAATTACCTGCAGGAGGTGAAATATCATGA
- a CDS encoding DUF1015 domain-containing protein yields MNEIKPFYGWRYNTEKVSLEDVLAPPYDVVSAEEQENYLKKSPYNIFHLELGEIFSSDNQNENRYTRAKEFWNRWRQEGILVREKKPSIYLYNLHFEWEGRRITRKGFISLVRLAPWETKKILPHEKTFDKVTEDRLKLLKATQAQFSQIFCLYHDKNLVSLNALEEKAKLLYQVKDPQGFTHELLQVTDKEALELVQQTIEKGPLYIADGHHRYTTALRFMKEMEEKYGANPPRCFHYMMMYLCPFEEPGLLVLPTHRLLTLSLSLEEIKQKLESWGKISELTLSPNKLNAYISELKPYEFVIVNNGNLFIFKLEKEKIDKAKEIFPPSVAKLPVALFTWVIKEALKIDEAALKVQGKARFIPWVPEILDKAKGNIFGFLLAPTPVLALEEVSQAGTVMPHKSTYFHPKILTGTVLFEISPEKGPPC; encoded by the coding sequence ATGAACGAGATAAAACCTTTTTACGGCTGGCGATATAATACAGAAAAGGTCTCTCTAGAAGATGTTTTGGCCCCTCCTTATGATGTGGTCTCTGCCGAAGAACAAGAAAATTATCTCAAAAAAAGTCCTTATAACATTTTTCATTTAGAACTAGGAGAAATATTTTCCTCTGATAACCAGAATGAAAATCGCTATACCAGAGCAAAAGAATTTTGGAATCGCTGGCGCCAAGAAGGTATACTTGTTCGAGAAAAAAAACCATCTATTTATCTCTATAACCTCCATTTTGAATGGGAAGGCAGACGGATAACCAGAAAAGGTTTTATTAGTCTGGTACGCCTGGCTCCTTGGGAGACAAAAAAAATTCTTCCTCATGAAAAAACCTTCGATAAAGTGACCGAAGATCGTCTTAAGCTTTTAAAAGCTACTCAGGCCCAATTCAGCCAGATATTTTGCCTTTATCACGACAAAAATCTTGTAAGTTTGAATGCTTTAGAAGAAAAGGCCAAGCTTCTCTATCAGGTAAAAGATCCGCAAGGCTTTACCCATGAACTTCTCCAGGTTACTGACAAAGAGGCCCTAGAATTAGTCCAGCAAACTATAGAGAAAGGGCCTTTATATATAGCTGATGGCCATCATCGTTACACCACGGCTCTGCGCTTTATGAAAGAAATGGAAGAAAAATACGGTGCTAATCCACCGCGATGTTTTCACTACATGATGATGTATCTTTGCCCCTTTGAAGAACCTGGTCTCTTGGTTCTACCTACTCATCGTCTTTTAACTCTTTCTTTGTCCCTAGAAGAAATCAAACAAAAGCTGGAAAGCTGGGGCAAAATTTCTGAGCTAACTCTCTCACCAAATAAACTAAACGCTTATATTTCTGAGCTTAAACCTTATGAATTTGTAATTGTAAACAATGGAAATCTTTTTATTTTCAAATTAGAGAAAGAAAAAATCGATAAAGCCAAAGAGATTTTTCCCCCATCGGTGGCAAAACTCCCAGTTGCTCTTTTTACTTGGGTGATAAAAGAAGCCTTAAAAATTGACGAAGCCGCGCTTAAAGTTCAAGGCAAAGCCCGGTTTATTCCGTGGGTGCCTGAAATTTTGGATAAAGCCAAGGGCAATATTTTTGGCTTTTTACTAGCTCCGACCCCTGTTTTAGCTTTAGAAGAAGTTTCTCAGGCAGGTACAGTAATGCCTCACAAATCTACTTACTTTCATCCTAAGATATTAACGGGCACAGTACTTTTTGAAATATCCCCTGAAAAAGGGCCTCCCTGTTAA
- a CDS encoding bacteriohemerythrin, which yields MKKFFSAKFLVPGSVFLVFLVFLMASLSSFYLLAQQKHDAHYINISGKLRMLSQKISKESFLYAHTNDPKWLNSLQNTVKTYDEIINELDEISRKTPSFVREEFQKLVSLWKPFKRNVLLLSEDKIKNQQILEYVAKNNQALLAQANSLTKSLEKFSEQKAVTFKRTLIFLLGLGLAIFIFTLAITRKFLLEPLKKISWALQELKNGNFEKSIHQQKTLKELEEITSATNAAIAYIASQLSTFSDQNRSLATAAEFVEQSGGAIRQFGYDSERMAQELKEASRLATENIATIAHAMEDLNTAAREIAQSIQETAMKASEANEHVAFAKETIKTLAKSSQEIEEVTRLINDIAEQTNLLALNATIEAARAGEAGKGFAVVAGEIKELSRQTAKATKKIGKIINTIRQDMEKAVAGVESISETVASVNDLANTIASASEEQTVTIADLNNNIQEAVSTVEKVNLQADELLAHAESFEAIRENLDTIDTCISGIVEEGTVLLSLVKTNPNLEKELFETLPLETKLKLSLLTHLRFRERIIQAILEGQMPEIETEAHLCILGKLLSEYQPETQEERELIRKLEPIHEKLHQEAKIFLEKIRDAQDKKDLMNFYRNSIEPLFEKMIFLMGKWLAIRQLSGENLTAEKGELIKWGPSFEIGIKIIDEQHHKLVDMINELYRSLKEEVSIANLEKILDELIDYTAKHFKTEEEFFDKYGYPETEIHKQIHAKLVDKVIDYKHKIKSGDEKLAYDLLTFLKDWLSNHICVTDKKYGPFLKEKGLR from the coding sequence ATGAAAAAATTTTTTTCGGCCAAATTTTTAGTACCAGGGAGTGTATTTCTTGTCTTTTTGGTCTTTTTAATGGCCAGTCTGTCTAGTTTTTATCTTTTGGCCCAACAAAAACACGATGCTCATTATATAAATATTAGTGGTAAACTTCGTATGCTTTCTCAAAAAATAAGTAAAGAAAGTTTTTTGTATGCCCATACTAATGACCCCAAATGGTTAAATTCTTTGCAAAATACAGTAAAAACCTATGATGAAATAATAAACGAACTAGACGAGATATCTCGTAAAACTCCAAGCTTTGTGAGAGAAGAATTTCAAAAGTTAGTTTCGTTATGGAAACCATTTAAAAGAAATGTTCTTTTGTTAAGCGAAGATAAAATTAAAAACCAACAAATCCTTGAGTATGTTGCTAAAAACAACCAGGCTTTATTGGCTCAAGCTAATTCTCTCACTAAAAGCTTAGAAAAATTTTCTGAACAAAAGGCCGTTACTTTCAAAAGAACTCTTATATTTTTACTAGGACTTGGACTAGCAATTTTTATTTTCACTTTAGCCATTACCAGAAAATTTTTGCTTGAACCTCTAAAAAAAATTTCTTGGGCCTTGCAAGAGCTTAAAAATGGAAATTTCGAAAAATCTATTCATCAACAGAAGACTTTAAAAGAATTAGAAGAAATTACATCGGCAACTAATGCCGCAATTGCTTATATAGCCAGTCAGCTCTCTACTTTCAGTGATCAGAACCGCAGTTTGGCTACGGCAGCTGAATTTGTTGAACAATCAGGAGGAGCCATAAGGCAATTTGGTTATGACAGTGAGCGCATGGCCCAGGAGTTAAAAGAGGCTTCACGGCTAGCCACTGAAAATATTGCCACTATTGCCCACGCCATGGAAGACCTTAACACCGCGGCGCGCGAAATCGCTCAAAGTATTCAAGAAACAGCAATGAAAGCCAGTGAGGCTAACGAACACGTAGCTTTTGCTAAAGAGACTATAAAAACCCTCGCCAAAAGTTCTCAAGAAATAGAAGAGGTAACGCGTTTAATTAATGATATTGCTGAACAAACCAACCTTCTGGCTTTAAATGCAACTATTGAAGCCGCCAGGGCCGGAGAAGCAGGTAAAGGATTTGCCGTAGTAGCAGGCGAAATAAAAGAGCTTTCCAGACAAACGGCTAAAGCTACTAAAAAAATTGGGAAAATTATCAATACCATTCGCCAGGATATGGAAAAGGCCGTAGCTGGAGTAGAATCAATTTCAGAAACTGTAGCCAGTGTTAATGACCTGGCTAATACCATTGCCAGTGCTAGTGAGGAACAAACCGTAACTATAGCTGACCTAAACAATAACATTCAAGAAGCGGTAAGTACCGTAGAAAAAGTAAATCTCCAGGCCGATGAACTATTAGCTCACGCCGAAAGCTTTGAGGCTATAAGAGAAAATTTAGACACTATAGATACATGTATTTCAGGTATAGTGGAAGAAGGAACAGTCCTGCTTTCTTTAGTAAAAACAAATCCCAATCTCGAAAAAGAATTATTTGAGACTCTTCCCTTAGAAACCAAACTAAAACTTTCTTTACTAACACACCTCAGATTTCGTGAAAGAATTATTCAAGCTATCCTTGAAGGACAGATGCCAGAGATTGAAACAGAAGCCCACCTTTGCATATTAGGTAAGTTGCTCTCTGAATATCAACCAGAAACACAAGAAGAACGAGAACTTATAAGAAAACTTGAACCTATTCACGAAAAATTACATCAAGAAGCGAAAATCTTTCTAGAAAAAATTAGAGATGCCCAAGACAAGAAAGATCTCATGAACTTTTATAGAAACAGTATAGAACCTCTTTTTGAAAAGATGATCTTCCTTATGGGAAAATGGTTGGCCATAAGACAGCTATCAGGAGAAAATTTAACTGCAGAAAAAGGCGAATTGATAAAATGGGGGCCTTCTTTTGAAATCGGAATTAAAATTATAGATGAACAACATCATAAGCTCGTTGACATGATTAACGAACTTTACCGTAGCTTAAAAGAAGAAGTTAGCATAGCTAATTTAGAAAAAATTTTAGATGAGTTGATTGATTATACCGCTAAACACTTTAAAACCGAAGAAGAATTCTTCGATAAATATGGTTATCCAGAAACGGAAATTCACAAACAAATCCATGCTAAATTAGTAGACAAAGTTATTGACTATAAGCACAAAATAAAATCAGGAGATGAAAAACTAGCCTACGATTTACTCACTTTTCTTAAGGACTGGCTAAGTAACCACATTTGCGTAACAGATAAAAAATACGGGCCTTTTCTTAAAGAAAAAGGATTAAGATAG
- a CDS encoding LysM peptidoglycan-binding domain-containing protein, with translation MNKVKLVLILWIFFVFVGCSSTKTSQISPDIPKPKSNLAQSTSTNSHNTPKIAQKSDLSGSTTNENVDANTEKNNLSENSENKEPQASDYDKGSQEGNDKIQHLVDSALEYYNLSQDLWNQGKDDEALQALDQAYELILQIDDDSELAQSKENLRFMIAKRILEIYASRYTVVNGLHSEIPLVMNRYVKAEIKRFQTSERKFFLEAYKRSGRYRPMIVKALKEAGLPEELSWLPLIESGFKVRALSRARALGLWQFIPSTGYKFGLKRNMWIDERLDPEKSTKAAIAYLKELHEIFGDWTTVLAAYNCGEGKVLRVIKRQKINYLDNFWDLYEKLPRETARYVPRFLAVLHILKDPAKYGFNKLPEPDPPLKYETVKVNKQYRLKDIAKAIGVSAKLLADYNPELRYKITPANYVLKVPKGKGPQLVALLEKGSIKPWVPRKTYYVYYRLRRGETLSHLARRYKTSVVAIMRINGISNPRRLRAGQRLKIPVGKKYVAYSSKRKKQKVITYIVKRGDSLWVIARKFKTSTKSIMRINNLKTHRLQVGQILKIPVRYSSS, from the coding sequence ATGAATAAAGTAAAGCTGGTCCTAATTTTATGGATTTTTTTTGTTTTTGTAGGTTGTAGTTCAACAAAAACCTCTCAGATTTCTCCAGATATTCCAAAGCCAAAATCTAATTTAGCCCAATCAACCTCTACAAATAGCCACAATACTCCTAAAATTGCTCAAAAATCTGACCTTTCAGGTTCTACCACAAACGAAAATGTAGATGCCAATACGGAAAAAAATAATTTATCTGAAAATTCCGAAAATAAAGAGCCGCAAGCAAGTGACTACGATAAGGGTTCTCAAGAGGGAAATGACAAAATACAGCATCTAGTTGATTCCGCCTTAGAGTACTACAACCTTTCTCAAGATCTTTGGAATCAGGGTAAAGACGATGAAGCCCTTCAAGCTTTAGATCAAGCTTATGAGTTAATTCTCCAGATAGATGACGATTCTGAACTAGCCCAATCAAAAGAAAATTTGCGTTTTATGATTGCTAAACGCATTCTTGAAATATACGCCTCAAGATACACGGTAGTAAATGGTCTTCACTCAGAAATCCCTTTGGTAATGAATCGCTACGTTAAAGCAGAAATCAAAAGGTTTCAAACTAGCGAACGCAAATTTTTTCTTGAGGCCTATAAGCGCTCAGGTCGTTACCGTCCTATGATAGTAAAAGCCTTAAAAGAAGCTGGGTTACCTGAAGAATTGTCCTGGCTCCCTTTAATTGAAAGTGGATTTAAAGTCAGAGCTTTATCTAGAGCAAGGGCCTTGGGCTTATGGCAATTTATCCCTTCTACCGGCTATAAATTTGGCTTAAAACGTAACATGTGGATTGATGAACGCCTTGATCCCGAAAAATCTACTAAGGCCGCTATAGCCTATCTTAAAGAGTTACACGAAATCTTTGGTGATTGGACAACGGTTTTAGCTGCTTACAACTGCGGAGAGGGTAAAGTTCTTAGAGTAATCAAACGCCAAAAGATTAATTATCTAGATAATTTCTGGGATCTTTATGAAAAATTGCCTCGCGAAACAGCTAGATACGTACCTCGTTTTTTGGCAGTATTACATATCCTGAAAGATCCAGCTAAATACGGTTTTAATAAGTTGCCTGAACCAGATCCACCTTTAAAATATGAAACAGTAAAAGTAAACAAACAATATCGATTAAAAGATATAGCTAAGGCAATTGGTGTTTCAGCAAAACTCCTGGCTGATTACAATCCTGAATTGCGTTATAAGATAACCCCAGCCAATTACGTTTTAAAAGTCCCCAAAGGTAAAGGCCCTCAATTAGTAGCCCTTTTAGAAAAGGGAAGCATTAAACCCTGGGTGCCTAGGAAGACTTATTACGTATATTATCGTTTAAGACGAGGAGAAACTCTTTCTCATTTGGCGAGACGTTATAAAACCAGCGTAGTAGCCATTATGAGAATTAACGGAATATCAAATCCTCGCCGTCTAAGAGCTGGTCAACGTTTAAAAATACCTGTAGGCAAAAAATATGTAGCCTATTCCTCAAAACGAAAGAAACAAAAAGTAATTACCTATATAGTGAAAAGAGGAGATAGCCTCTGGGTTATTGCCCGGAAGTTTAAGACTAGTACAAAAAGTATTATGAGAATAAACAATTTAAAAACTCACCGTCTTCAAGTTGGGCAGATTTTAAAAATACCTGTACGATATAGTTCTTCATAG
- a CDS encoding thermonuclease family protein has protein sequence MKKIGIFLCFLIFWLPLGCNAHKETHYVRWVIDGDTIVLENGQKVRYAGINAPEIAHEDKPGEPFGRKALKYNIKLVKGKKIILELAEEKRDRFGRILAYVFLPDGTFVQEALVKKGLAFICYMPPNTKYFERLLEVQRQAMRQKIGIWGVDSLFEGEPYYIGNKRSRRFHRPSCRLGLKTSPRNKVIFRSMKEAFFEGFCPCRKCRPWPGKR, from the coding sequence ATGAAAAAGATCGGCATTTTTTTATGTTTTCTCATCTTCTGGTTACCTCTAGGATGCAATGCCCACAAAGAAACACATTATGTCCGTTGGGTTATTGATGGTGATACAATTGTTTTAGAAAATGGCCAAAAAGTCAGATACGCAGGGATAAACGCCCCAGAGATTGCACATGAAGACAAACCGGGAGAACCTTTTGGGCGGAAAGCCTTGAAATATAATATCAAGCTAGTTAAAGGCAAAAAGATTATCCTCGAACTGGCTGAAGAAAAACGCGACCGTTTTGGCAGAATTTTGGCCTATGTTTTTCTCCCTGATGGTACCTTCGTTCAAGAGGCCTTAGTCAAAAAAGGGCTAGCTTTTATCTGCTACATGCCTCCAAATACAAAGTACTTTGAGCGACTTCTTGAAGTACAACGCCAGGCAATGCGCCAAAAAATAGGCATCTGGGGCGTTGATTCTCTTTTCGAAGGAGAGCCTTATTACATTGGCAACAAACGCTCAAGGCGTTTTCATCGCCCAAGCTGTAGGCTTGGATTAAAGACCAGCCCTCGAAACAAAGTTATTTTTCGCTCTATGAAGGAGGCCTTTTTTGAAGGTTTTTGTCCATGTCGTAAGTGCCGTCCCTGGCCAGGGAAAAGATAA
- the pheA gene encoding prephenate dehydratase codes for MDVGMDKKEIEARLKELRQEIDRVDRTILDCLKRRYSIVKEVGHLKRKLGVEVLDLNRERAVIKKILEENQGIFPENSLKAIFLEIVHTCRTAQELQKVAYLGPEATFSHMAALKFFGQAANFLPQESVLDVFEETESGRTKFGVVPVENSIEGTVSATLDAFSDYKLKVCGEVFIPVSHDLLNQTGRKEDIKKVISHPHALAQCRKWLRKNLPSVPVEEVSSTAFAARWAAVDPSVAAIASSLAARTYHLQAVATSIEDFHGNVTRFWVIGKESPGPTGKDKTSLFFSISDRPGALFEVLSSFAKRQINLSKIESRPAKNEPWHYFFFLDCDGHIKDQKVKECVEEISKICVRIEWLGSYPAGEEN; via the coding sequence ATGGATGTGGGGATGGATAAAAAAGAGATAGAAGCTCGCCTAAAAGAATTACGCCAAGAGATAGATAGAGTTGATCGCACTATTCTTGATTGTCTTAAAAGGCGCTACTCGATTGTTAAAGAAGTAGGGCATCTAAAGAGAAAACTTGGCGTAGAGGTTCTTGATTTAAACCGAGAGCGTGCGGTAATAAAAAAAATTCTTGAAGAGAACCAAGGAATTTTCCCGGAAAACTCTTTAAAAGCTATTTTTTTAGAAATTGTTCACACTTGTCGCACAGCTCAGGAATTACAAAAAGTAGCCTATTTAGGGCCTGAAGCTACTTTTAGCCACATGGCGGCCCTTAAATTTTTTGGCCAGGCGGCTAATTTTCTCCCTCAAGAATCAGTACTCGATGTCTTTGAAGAAACAGAATCTGGAAGAACAAAGTTTGGTGTGGTACCAGTTGAAAACTCTATAGAAGGCACAGTTTCAGCCACTTTAGATGCCTTTTCAGATTACAAACTAAAAGTTTGCGGAGAGGTTTTTATACCTGTAAGTCATGATCTTTTGAACCAAACTGGTCGTAAAGAAGATATTAAAAAGGTAATTTCTCATCCCCATGCTTTGGCCCAATGCCGCAAGTGGTTGAGAAAGAATTTGCCGTCAGTGCCGGTAGAAGAAGTTTCTTCCACGGCCTTTGCCGCCCGCTGGGCAGCCGTAGATCCCTCGGTAGCAGCTATTGCTAGTTCACTTGCCGCCCGTACTTATCATCTTCAAGCAGTGGCTACCAGCATAGAAGATTTTCACGGAAATGTTACCCGTTTTTGGGTTATCGGCAAAGAAAGCCCTGGACCTACAGGAAAAGATAAGACTTCTCTTTTCTTCAGTATCTCTGATCGCCCTGGAGCCTTATTTGAAGTTTTAAGCTCTTTTGCTAAACGGCAAATAAACCTTTCTAAGATTGAAAGCCGGCCAGCAAAGAACGAACCATGGCATTACTTCTTTTTTCTAGATTGTGACGGCCATATAAAAGACCAAAAGGTAAAAGAATGTGTTGAAGAAATTTCAAAAATCTGTGTGCGCATAGAATGGCTTGGTTCATACCCAGCTGGAGAGGAAAACTAA
- a CDS encoding FmdB family zinc ribbon protein, giving the protein MPIYEYECENCGRHYEVWQKITDEPLTTCEACQGKLRKLVSQSSFILKGSGWYVTDYARKEKKESKSSKGSQKSESSSK; this is encoded by the coding sequence ATGCCTATTTATGAATACGAGTGCGAGAACTGCGGCCGTCATTACGAAGTGTGGCAAAAAATCACCGATGAACCCCTTACAACCTGCGAAGCCTGCCAGGGTAAACTCCGTAAACTCGTAAGCCAAAGCTCTTTTATATTAAAAGGCTCTGGCTGGTATGTAACTGACTATGCTCGCAAAGAGAAAAAAGAAAGTAAAAGCTCAAAAGGGAGCCAAAAGTCTGAAAGTTCTTCCAAATAA
- a CDS encoding potassium channel family protein → MNKKVIVIGLGKFGSNLAKTLAMEKVEVLGIDRNEKLVEDISQDISEAIVADATRKEVLKSIGVEEADYVVVAMSNLSASVLIVLYLRELKAKFILAKANDEDHARILRLLGADRVVIPEQDAALKEAQALITPNMVDFLPLLPEFLIARIDPPDEFVGHSLKELDLRRRYHVYILAIRKKHTSKIIILPPAEHVIEKDEELFVLGKKEYLEKLLPDTD, encoded by the coding sequence ATGAACAAAAAAGTTATAGTCATAGGTCTTGGGAAATTTGGTTCTAATCTGGCTAAGACATTAGCCATGGAAAAGGTAGAGGTGTTAGGAATAGATAGAAATGAAAAGTTGGTAGAAGACATAAGTCAAGATATTTCTGAGGCCATTGTAGCTGATGCTACACGCAAGGAAGTTCTAAAAAGTATTGGTGTCGAGGAAGCAGATTATGTAGTAGTAGCCATGAGTAATCTGTCGGCCAGTGTTTTAATTGTGCTTTACTTACGGGAGCTTAAAGCCAAATTTATCCTCGCCAAGGCCAATGATGAAGACCATGCTCGTATCTTGAGACTCCTTGGGGCAGACCGTGTCGTAATTCCTGAACAGGACGCTGCTCTTAAAGAAGCTCAAGCCTTAATTACACCCAACATGGTAGATTTTCTACCCTTATTGCCAGAATTTCTTATAGCGAGAATTGATCCGCCAGACGAATTTGTTGGTCATAGCCTTAAGGAACTTGATTTGCGCCGTCGCTACCACGTTTATATTTTGGCTATACGGAAAAAACATACCTCTAAAATTATAATTCTTCCGCCTGCTGAACATGTTATCGAAAAAGACGAAGAACTTTTTGTTCTAGGTAAAAAAGAATATTTAGAGAAACTTTTACCTGATACTGACTAG
- a CDS encoding TrkH family potassium uptake protein: MEWKRINRKLERHPARAVIYSFALADIIGAILLWCPFSHVKTLSFIDALFTSTSAICVTGLTVVNTAQDFTHLGQFIILVLMQLGGLGVMTFSVFIALGFKDSLSFSSRLSLQESFLPHFTPEPRKLLFTIFAYTFISEALIALGLFLCFLGHGLGIKVSLAQAIFHAVSAFCNAGFSTFNDGMIDFQKSYAVLALIALAILLGNTGFPIVYELLSFFKEKRHKLSLHFKLTVYTHVALIIFGTVAFLWFDSAGAMAGLSWPLKVVTAVFHSVSARTAGFNSIDIAHFSEHSIYVFLILMVIGACPGSTGGGIKTTTFAVLSCTVWSRLRGFPQAVAFKRSIPVDQVGKAVTLVFIYLLAIMLFHFFLTFTEPNIPFYKSQHEFLGALFEVVSALGTVGLSTGVTSNLNLWGKICIILTMFVGRVGLLSLISFLSEVGHEPRPYRYPKERVMVG, from the coding sequence ATGGAATGGAAAAGAATAAATCGTAAACTTGAACGGCATCCAGCCAGGGCTGTAATCTATTCTTTTGCCCTGGCTGATATTATAGGGGCGATTCTTCTCTGGTGCCCTTTTTCTCACGTTAAAACTCTTTCTTTTATAGATGCCCTTTTTACTTCTACGTCAGCTATATGTGTTACTGGACTTACAGTAGTGAATACTGCCCAAGATTTTACTCATCTGGGGCAGTTTATAATCCTTGTCCTTATGCAACTTGGTGGTCTGGGGGTAATGACCTTTTCGGTCTTTATTGCTTTGGGATTCAAAGATTCTTTGAGTTTTTCTAGCAGGCTTTCTTTACAGGAAAGCTTTTTGCCCCACTTTACGCCTGAACCCAGAAAGTTACTTTTTACCATTTTTGCTTATACTTTCATATCTGAAGCTTTAATAGCTTTGGGGCTTTTTTTGTGCTTTTTAGGACACGGTTTAGGGATCAAAGTGTCCTTGGCTCAGGCCATATTTCATGCGGTTTCCGCCTTTTGTAATGCAGGGTTTTCTACTTTCAATGATGGCATGATTGATTTTCAGAAAAGTTATGCCGTTCTCGCCTTAATAGCTTTGGCAATTCTTTTAGGGAATACAGGCTTTCCTATTGTTTACGAACTACTAAGCTTTTTTAAAGAAAAACGCCATAAATTATCATTGCATTTTAAGTTAACTGTTTATACCCATGTGGCTTTAATAATTTTTGGAACCGTGGCGTTTTTATGGTTCGATTCCGCTGGTGCTATGGCTGGGTTGTCCTGGCCTCTTAAAGTTGTTACAGCTGTTTTTCATAGTGTTAGTGCCCGTACGGCAGGTTTTAATTCTATAGATATTGCTCATTTTTCAGAACACAGCATTTATGTATTTTTGATTCTGATGGTTATAGGGGCCTGTCCAGGCTCAACAGGTGGTGGAATAAAGACTACTACGTTTGCTGTTTTGAGTTGTACGGTATGGAGCAGATTAAGGGGGTTCCCTCAAGCCGTGGCCTTTAAAAGGTCAATACCTGTAGATCAAGTAGGTAAAGCCGTAACCCTGGTTTTTATCTACCTGCTGGCCATTATGCTTTTTCATTTTTTTCTTACTTTTACGGAGCCCAACATACCTTTTTATAAGTCCCAGCACGAATTTTTAGGAGCTTTATTTGAAGTGGTTTCTGCCCTAGGAACAGTAGGCTTAAGTACAGGCGTTACTTCTAACTTAAATTTATGGGGGAAAATTTGTATTATTCTTACCATGTTTGTAGGAAGGGTTGGGCTTCTTTCGTTGATTTCTTTTCTTTCGGAAGTGGGCCATGAACCTCGACCGTACCGCTATCCCAAAGAAAGAGTTATGGTGGGTTAG